The DNA region TAATGTCCCCTAAAAACAACTCCATCGGTTCCCATTTCAAAGTAGAGAAATATCTATCTAAATCATCTAAGTAGGTTCGTACATCAATTGATGGGGGGCGATAAGATGCTGTAATTCCACATTTCGTCTGTTTATTTCTATCATTGATATCGAAAGTTATTCTCAGGAGCTTAGTTTCGGCCAAAGAGATAATTTGAACATTTGATGTTAGGGAGTTCCTTATATAAACCACAAGACCATCACTTTGATTTGCTTTCGATTCGTTGTAATAAATCGTATAATTTGGTATTGTGAACTCACTTACCGAATCAAGATTCCATGTTTCCGACAGGACTATGACATCCAAATTATTCAAGTTTCTCTCCAAGTATACGAGCAATTCATCAAAATGCTTCCTCAGACTCCGAATATTAAAATGTATAACACCCAATGCACCCGCCAACCTGCTGTCTCTTCCCGCAAAATAATCGTGTAAACTAGGACTTGTCGTCGTAATAACTTCCTCATAACTATCCAATGTATCCAAAATGTCCAACATCCctcagaaaaacaaaaaatttaaaaaaaaagtatcaAAATACAATTGTTTCTGGGGCGAATAGTACTAAACTCCAGcaaaatatgagaaataaaaaaaaaaaaaaaacacatctaATCTCAGGGAACAGAAAACACAACATCTTTTTTACTGAAAATATAAGTGCCCTCTTTAGTACaagaaattacaaaaaattacAGTAAGTTCATTAACTCATCTTTAGATATTATCTTGTGTAACTTATTATCCTTATTTATAAATATTCTACCAGAATCAGTCCAGACGTTTCGCATACCATACTTGTCAACAGCCATGCCCAGCAATTCCATTCTAGGACCTGTTAAATCCTCCCTTATAATGATTCCAGTCCCTTTCAGCATTCTCTTTTTGTTATAGATTTTGTGCTTAACCATATAGTCATGTAGTTTGATGAAGACTCCTCTTGCCTTTCCTTCATTTTTCTTTCCCACTCTGTAACATATGTCGATGTCTTTATGGGTTAGATTGATAGCCAATTTTGTATTCATCAACTTTATTACTTCTTCCCTGATTTGTTCACTCGGATTCTCttcgaaattcaaaattcttaGGTTTGACCTCCTTGAGAATTGATCCATTTGATCGAACTTCTTTTGTAAAGTGTTTTTTTTCCGACTTGGCAATTTCAGTTTCGGTTTtcagttcagaaattttataaTCATATTCCTCTTTCATACTCGATAATTTATCGTGTATAGTGTTGACGGATTTTTCCATTTCAGCTAACTTCGTTTCCATTGTTTTCATTATCGCTTCGGACACGTTGTTTACAATCGTTTTTATGACTGCATCACTGGTAAGGCATTTATGGACAGCGTTATTCACAGCCGATTCTAATTCATCCCTCATTTCCCGTGTTAAAACCATTTTCCGTATTACTTGGACAATTTTTGTGTTATGTTGATATTAAGTTTTCACCTCTGAGCTGTTCGTGATAGTAAAATTCTACCATTTAACTGGAGCCCAGCATTCGCACGTCTACTCGCCACGCATATGCTCTCGATAAtgaacataacctatcaatttggattttggtatttctatgattttattttgctggaactctcttttatctagcgtatggtccgtatatacacatttggtaaccgaaagttaccagagcggttactctggtgacagatattgaactgaattgtcaggaattcgacatttacggaccgcccacttactaaccagaagaaaccaaagtgtatatacggaccacagccctaatatctataatattgagcctcgacagctggaataatatttgaaatattgatgttctaatgattatatgcataataaagagaattttcaacttgaaagtattttattatcaatgaaatattcatgtgttaagagacatgagaattgcagtgtagtttcagccatttccttatgtactgaatgtaatctgataacacagtaatttaacttaatccttttgataactttcaaatcactgctgatttcctataattttcgttcattatgagaaaatacacaggaaatgtaaacaatgacagtttgaggttatcgagaattgcattcaacaatcaaaattcggccattcgcaagtcatcggtgctactcgtttaacgttcggttaacgtacgtcgatgtttaaggtatacgtgggagaccgctagtttacgtaggccgtaaagctgacgctaacgttaacgttaaaaacggacgaatgagcatgcgtagatgtcaattataacgttaacgtttacgttcatggctgcacttcaactctctaatatcaatttttattacgaaaatgccgaaagtgattgaaaaaagagacagggtatcaggaagtgctatttagaattcaggtccgctcattcaaatagttatgccttgatattctaaaatccacaatacgtcagacggtagcgaacatattcaatgtaagagaatttataaaatgtttcatctgaatctaaacgacatatatttcagctggatatttccacaatcagaaagattgtgaatgaagaggatgacaaagaatttctttctattgggagacccaaaaaagtggtggcatttgagaattttatgtttgagtgaattaatgcgaaaagtttactacaggattttcgataaatgtcatcggagaataagttccctaaaatggatttttctatttttcatttgacttgtcctatacaatgtaaatgtcttaaggtactaataaatacctataatttttattattacaatgatgtattaagatgaatagccacaaatacgcgcaagttgccctgttacttgtttattcatgtgaaattttttttcaaaggtaaagttcatattaacttgaaacttccttcaattccttttacttatattgatgcaagattatttttgttgaggaatttaacattcttgtaattatctgttaattctttcgggagatacccattcccaaccactgcatcatatgcatttcatcttcgagttagtacttttgaaatctacaaatgatgtaagccaaagaagataacgaacataaactctcctcaagctagtgcatattatgatattatactgatctcttgtattttccatgcaaataactggctttggtatgacttcaatcagtttgtataaacttcaattatgatcgtcacatattttccgaagagatttgacattgtgataaaatacgtaataacagaaacttttacgtagaacaggcaacatagcgttgatttaaaacccaaaaatgttttgacaagcttcataaccccacattttcgtactatacagagtgaaatgtgtcaaatttccatggccaaccgactgctaaaataaaagtgaatgaattaTAGATATAAAAATACCGGTTGTGCCTTTTGAAATGAGTAagatttcgacgattatttgtagttgatgtttgagaattaattatgatcactctgtatattccagagttgaaattttcttttaatgtaggagtagccaacttgtctactcaaaaaaattctgtctgtatcgctggcgtaactagtttcttcattaattgctatttaaaaaactccatgttttcgatttttctccattatctcgtaaagggtgcttctgagctataaagtaatctgaagaaactcgtcataacttgagcttgcaattccatttttgaggtcaaatatagggtgttacctTAAAAAAAGTGCACTTTTGGTctatatctatatctatatttgaaatgaaatttttctgattttggcATATAAAGTGAGTTCGAAACAATATTATGTACCTATTTTATTTCGGGGGGTTTGAACCCAAAAAACTCCCACTCTGGCTACGCCCGTGGTTAGTAGGTATATAATAGTTTAAAATATATCAATTAGAGCCTTGGACAGAATTCGAGTCTCACTTtctaattaaaaataataatttattttcgcAGTAGTTACATACCTGATTTGAAATTTAGTTTTGATTTTGACTGTTCCTATTCAATTAGTGATATTGTTAACGAGAATGAGGAAATGAAGGATATTGTTGTTACATATGAGGTATTATTATTCTAAGAAACTAACTCAAGATGTCGGTGTAATTTTTCACGTTAGTTCTATATTTTCTGCTTCATACTTAAATGTAGCAACATGAATAGATAGGATTAttataagttttttccattgaactctaaaagttcttttagagGTCACTGGTTTTTTCTATACATCGGAGattaaaattttatgattgaatCTGAGCTGGAACAGTCCGTAACGATCAATATATTTTTGAGAATTGTTGGTTGCCTAATAATCTCCAACAGTAGTTACTTGTTCACTATTATAATTGACTTAGGCCCCAGCCCACATTTGAattctttctttctttttttgacataaaaattttgttttagtttTGTACTGAATTGTACCGTTAAAAAAGGTATTGCACCCCTAATTCTAATGACGAATATACGGTTTTCAGTTCGGGAGGGCTCACCCCCCCCCtttaaaattgcaaattttctaTATGTTTTGAAccttcaagaaaaagttttgtaccctcaCATTGAGGGTGGAAATTAGGAATCCCCATCTGTTTATTATTCAATTCCCGAAATGttaagaattcgaaaaattcgatGCCTATGTCGGTATGCAGGGTATGGGTAAATTGCGGAGTTGCAAGGGTTTAGGGTTTAGTCCAAAAATATTATGGTTGTTTTTAGAAACCACCTTCAAAAAAGTATAATAAAGAAAATGAAGACGAGAATTAGATAATATTCTTTATGTAATTGGAGCTGGGACAATCAATCCCAATCCAAATATTTCATCTAGAAAACTGGAAGGGatagggtgaccagacgtccgtcattgtgacgtacagtccgtcaatcgtccaagaagtcggtcactggaaaacgtccgtcaaattgttgaatttaattcagtatttttctcgagattatttgagatggataataagaaaaaaaagtgcaaatttacggaagatcttccaaaagaatttccattccttaaaaaaacaaaacttgattctgaagttcaatgtacgaagtgtttgggTCAATTCATATTGCATTTGGAGAAAGAAGAGATATTGTAaggcatgtttcaagttacaaacATACAGAAATATTTAATGCAGAAGCGTCTTCTCCCCTGATCAAATatttgagatattcaaattttggggatgaagaagCTCCTCTAGCAAAGCCAGAAGCCCtctttcgtttttgtgttgtgctaaacttttattatttctcttttttcaataaattatttttttatcaccATGCGGAGTAgaaactgagtagctggaagcatatacagggtgagtcttagactcgtacaaatattctacagtagattcttgaggtcgaaagaaacactgttttcctttaccattttttccgaatcggctcggttcagaAGATACAGGTTTttggaaaatatagaaaaataatatttttagttctcaaaaacggttttatcaaataaaatgaatttcggaatatagttttcgagtcatttgacgttcaaaaataaaaaatatctgtaaaattcaaaaaattgggtactttgaccgaatgcaactctttttgaaagatccacagatgtgtagattcttttagttattctgaaggtaattttgcttttacagggatggcacagctcattatgaaaacttaaaatggctatatctttttgtcaGGGCTGAATTTTAATAACCGCAATGGATAGGCACCAAAGGCTCTATGAGATAACATACGCATTCTCCGGATTTCACACTTAAATTTTTCCAGGGGGggtatttgaagaaaaaatttatgaaacacGCATTTCATAGAGAAACAGATGTACCTACCTATGGTGTGCTGAAGACGGTTCACAATaccgttgaaaatattttttatattgtgcAACTCTTGAAGGTGATTTACTACTTACTATGTATTATACTGAGATACCTACCTCCAATGAAACATTGctattgaattttcattaaattataATAATTCACTAGTTCCTTTCATGAATGGAAAAAGGGCTATTATGGAATCAAATTTCTCTTCTAATTAGGTATATCAGGTGAATGATTTTTAACCCGGAAGAAATGgatgcataaaaaaattcattcgaattcaaacatttttgaaatcggCAAAAAATTTGCAGTAAGATAAAAGAACTTTCAACCATAGTTTACATCGGacaaatcagaaatccctgttaTGTAAATggctggatcaaaaaattcaataatatcatattcaaaTCAGAGCTCTTCTAAAGCATTGTACTAAGAGCTCTATCGTGGAAGCACATGAAGTCTTTTTGTCCTCCAAGCACTTCTATCCGGCAATTACTAAGCACTAAGCTCTTCGGAAATCTTGTCGAAACACGAATAAGCGATGGACTTATTGTCGCCCTACGAGCATATATGGATACCACAAACCATCAAATATAttattcaaagattatagagtttttTAACTCCATATAATCTTTGATATTGTTGGTTAGACCGTTAGACCAAAGAGTATTAACGCTTTGGTTAGATACTCTTTTGGTTTAATACTCTTTCGTTAGACTATTTGATAAAGAAATAGTATCATagatgttttattaatctaagaTTAGTACTCAGAATCAATTCCGTCCGTTGAGAGATGGGGTAGGCGTTATgggtccaaatgtgcctatTTAGGTCGCGATTAGGCCAAATGCTATCTATAGAGGGCATTTTACTGATATGATTTCGGTTTTGAAggcatctgaatttttttccaatatttcaaaaataccgACATAAATGAATTGAAACACAATCGCTAGTTGTAAGTTGTATAAAGAACCAATTGGAGCATTTGTCTAGAATTTTCTAAGAATTCTTTTCTGCTTCTTActgaatttctgaaatattctgCTACATATGTTAGTCTGGAAtccaaaaaacgaaaaattacgTACCTTACCTTTAATCTGCTGCAAGAAAATGTTGTTCTTCATCACTATTTTCTTATCATATTCTCCAGTCGCATAGcattttaaaaaataaaaaaaaatctcatatCAATGTATTGGTTGGCAGAAAtaaattttgtttaattttaaATCATGATTCCTGATGAAAATTTCACAGTGATATAAAGTTGGTTTTGGAAACCTCGTATCATGAAGAAAAAACGCGTGAATTTTTCTGGGGTAATTTCACCCTGCTGAGGCTAATGACATTTAAAGATTTCAcctaatagaaaaaaaaattcctgataCCCATTTGTAATTTTTTATGTGCAAACTAAGAGATTCTAGTGATTCAATGTCCAAAACAACGAAAACATATGAAGGTacgaaaaaatagaatttcGGTTAGGGTAAGGAAAAATAACATGCTGTAGAATCTAATTCATAGCTACTGATTCGTGTAGAAAAAACGCTTTCAGTTAATATCTTTATTCAGTGGTATAgttaatgatatttcttcttgtGTAGCCTTCTTGATGATAACAAATTCgacatttttcttttgtgatTTCAGCTTATAGATATCAGCGGCAAATTTGACTGGAACCCCATTAATATGTGTTATGACATCACCTGCAGAGAGACCATACTCTTGAGCTAAGCTGCCTTCCAATATTTTCCATACGAGGAGACCTTCATCTACATCTTTTGGAAATGTCAAAAGTTTTTTCTGCATGAGGTCTATCAGCACATCGGAAGTTATCGGAATGGTTGTAAGACCGAAAAGTGTCATCTCACCATCCTCTCTGGAACTATCGGAATGGTTGGTGGGGTTGAATGTTCtgcaattcctcaaaaacttcaAACAAAAGTCTACAGGGATGGCGAATGATATTCCCGAAGTGAGCCGTAAACTGCTTATGCCTATAACTTTGCCATTGATGTTAACTAAAGGACCACCAGAGTTGCCGAAGGTGATGAGCGCATCAGTTTGAATGTACGACATTGAATAATTCTTAAGTCCTAATTCCTTAGCAGATCGATTAACAGAACTTACGACACCTACAGAAATAGAGTTACTCAGACATAACGGACTTCCCAGGGCTACTACCCATTCACCAACATCGACAACTCCAGGTTCTTCCAAAGGTAAAGCCGTGAGTTCTCTGTCTGTATCCAGTTTAAGAAGAGCAACATCGATGTTCACATCTATATCAACAATTTCCGCACTGTAAACTGTTCCGTCAGACATTTTACAAGATATGAAAGAATCTTTATTGAGAACGACGTGAGCGTTTGTTAACGCCCAACCATCTTCTCTTATGACGAAACCTGAACCATAAACGAACGGGGATGATCCAATTTCTTGCTTAGTATTGGTTTTTGTATTCGTTATGTAGATATGAAAAACTCCGGGTGCACATTTCTTCACCACTTTGTCTATGAAATTAAACTGCGCTTTGGCACTTTCTTCGTTAGTGCACAATTTGGATCTGATATTTGAGTCAATATTTTCTTGATTCAATACTTCGTCATATTCCAAACTTGACTTTTCGGTGAGAGTTTTCTTATCCAACCATTTTGGAACCAGATGGAGGTAGTAATAAGATGTGAGACCAAATACTgacaaaattatgaaaaaaggtttcttattatTGGGTTTCGGTGTAGAGTGGACATTTCTGTATATTATTGGGAAAACTTCTTTCAGGACGTGTTTGATGCGAATTAGTTTACGAAAATTATGCATTTTCACGATAATTTTGATGATGAGAATGAAATGTGAGATTTTGACATGGTTACAGATGAAAATGTCAAATGCGATGGTTAGAATCTGTAATGACAAGAATATATTTGgaaaattattgttattatttttcgaACCATATCATCTCCAAATTCATTGCATTTTTCGCAATGTGATATGGTATCGATGGAAACTGAAAGTGCAGAAAACCATGATTCTTTCATAAAGAATGAATCTTAAAATAAaccaaaaattgttttgaaatatCCTATAACTAATACGGGTCCATTTCTTTCAAAAGCGGAAtctgaaaatgataaaaatccaatgaatattcgaaaaaaattattcaatttaggAGTAAAATGAGGAAATGGCATTGAAGATATatcgaaaaaagggaaaaaagatAGTTCAGCAGCTACAGCTAATGGATTTCTTAAAggaaaatatttggaaaacGAGGATATAGATTGCATGTTTTGTTCCCCCAGTGGTAGTGAACAGTGGTAGTGTAAATTCCTTCAAAAACAATTTGgaccattttcatttttatttcccTTCAGTTAGAGAGGTAAGGCTGTGTTTTTTGTTCTGTGTCTGTTTTCCGCTTATGTGTTTAATGAGTCCTATAGATTTCTAATCTTGACTCTTAAtcttcaataaataataataataaataaatggcCAGTAGAGGGGTAAATAATTAATATAATCAGTGTCAAAACATTGAACAGAAGAACAACAGCTGAAACGGTACTCCACTAAATGTTCCTTTAAAAACCTGGGTAGTTGTGTTTGAGGGCAATATATTACCAGATTGAATAAGTATTGAAAGTTTGCTTTGTTTTCCTCCAGTTATTTAATGCTTCAATTGGTTGAGATTTGTAGgttcattcaaaaaataattgtaCGAGTAATTGTATGAGCAACACAAGACGAAGAAAATGTGTAGTAGGGCATGGAGAAGCATAATGCTGCTCAAAAAGTAATCAGTCACATTTTGTGTAATAAAAATCACGCATATACAGATTAGATCTCATCCAGTATCCGCAATCATTGCCTTGAAAAATTCATCTTATTTTGAtgcaaaaaaaagaaaatcaaaagaaacTATTTGAACCCAATATCAACAACAATGTCATTCATTTAGTTCTTAGTCTTCTTCCCAACCAAATTCCATAAATCTATTATAATTTCCCTAAAAAACCGAACTCAACTTTTAACGCGTCCCATTTTCGGCTCTTTTGGTTTTTGTTTTACGTATAATTTTTGGGATAATttatttcataattttatttataattgATCGCTAATTTTTACTGTTCTCCTTACATACATTTTGAAAGGAAGTTTTTGAAAGAAATTATAACTTATTCTTCTCTGCCTTTCATTTTAGCGGATCATTTCTATGCTCAGAATTCAGACCAAATGGGAAAAAAGAGCCCCAGATTTTAAGgcgcctacagattactctgcgTTAGGGGAGACCACGTCATAATGCTGataattcaaaaatctaacatcacGTCAGTACAATTTGAACGCTCCCGCGCAAAATCGTAGGTTAGATTTTTTGAATCATAAGTtttatgacgtggtcccacgtcatgtcagagtaatctgtaggcacctttactTTATATTCACCTGATATTGTGACTGATATAGGATGGCAGGTTCTGAGTGATCCAGGATTTTCTGACCATCTCCCAATCAATATGAATATCATTCAGTATGAATTTCCTGCCAATATTTCCGCATAAATCAAATCCTCGTGATTGGTGTTGATACTGCAAAAACAGATTGGGAGGTATATTCGAAATTTACTTCGAATATGTTACAATCCCACTCAGTAAAAAATTTAGAATCTTGTCAGAATGTGATTCAAGATGCTGGAATCTTTCTATTTCAATAAAATCCCAGCAAAAATCTAATCACATCGAATACATTATCGGGATTATCAATAAACCCAGAACAttagaagaaggaaaaaaatgtttcgttATTTTTTGAATGAAGTTAATGAAGACAACTATATTTTAGCTAAGCAACCCCAAGCActatcaaaattttcaataaggaagaagaaaaatcatatcaacaattttgttCCGAGTTGTTTCACAAAAATATAGATCTTTggtcgaaaattgaaaaatttttatttggacTCAAACTCACTCATCATCAAAGAGCAACTAAGACTTAGGTATTTTGGAGAATTTAGGTATGCCCTCCCATAATTCCTAGTTTTCAATCATGTTCTGTTTTCACAGATCTATAATAATATTTCCTATATGCAAAACAGACAAATCTCCCGATGAAGCAAATAGTTACCATCCCATCTCTTTAACACCATGTCTTCTCAAACTTATTGTGTCTTTGACGACTAAGTAATCggatagaaaatttttatgaaatacctACCTACTATGTCAAAATCTGAATTGCAAATGGTATTTAGGAAAGGTGTGTCTTCGACAGATGCGTTAGTTTatcttatttttttcatttatattgcCTTTGCTAGAAGAGATTCTattattgttttatttcttGGTTTGAACTTGAACAATTATATAAAAAATGCAGCTTATCCCGGGAAAAGTGATTTCAGAGCTGTGTTGACTGGACTAGAAAGAGGCATATGATAGTGTGGGTCATGGGATTTTATTAGAAGATTCGCAACAAGGTctttctttaaaaaaatttcttctccaacat from Coccinella septempunctata chromosome 1, icCocSept1.1, whole genome shotgun sequence includes:
- the LOC123311708 gene encoding uncharacterized protein LOC123311708 — protein: MDQFSRRSNLRILNFEENPSEQIREEVIKLMNTKLAINLTHKDIDICYRVGKKNEGKARGVFIKLHDYMVKHKIYNKKRMLKGTGIIIREDLTGPRMELLGMAVDKYGMRNVWTDSGMLDILDTLDSYEEVITTTSPSLHDYFAGRDSRLAGALGVIHFNIRSLRKHFDELLVYLERNLNNLDVIVLSETWNLDSRWKDGARFYRVKRHREVIVSLLMCWGNISLSQLKQCYARKVETS
- the LOC123322973 gene encoding serine protease HTRA2, mitochondrial-like, with amino-acid sequence MHNFRKLIRIKHVLKEVFPIIYRNVHSTPKPNNKKPFFIILSVFGLTSYYYLHLVPKWLDKKTLTEKSSLEYDEVLNQENIDSNIRSKLCTNEESAKAQFNFIDKVVKKCAPGVFHIYITNTKTNTKQEIGSSPFVYGSGFVIREDGWALTNAHVVLNKDSFISCKMSDGTVYSAEIVDIDVNIDVALLKLDTDRELTALPLEEPGVVDVGEWVVALGSPLCLSNSISVGVVSSVNRSAKELGLKNYSMSYIQTDALITFGNSGGPLVNINGKVIGISSLRLTSGISFAIPVDFCLKFLRNCRTFNPTNHSDSSREDGEMTLFGLTTIPITSDVLIDLMQKKLLTFPKDVDEGLLVWKILEGSLAQEYGLSAGDVITHINGVPVKFAADIYKLKSQKKNVEFVIIKKATQEEISLTIPLNKDIN